A genome region from Megalobrama amblycephala isolate DHTTF-2021 linkage group LG16, ASM1881202v1, whole genome shotgun sequence includes the following:
- the LOC125249682 gene encoding T-cell surface glycoprotein CD3 epsilon chain-like: MKASRRRTRAFEVSSSCRRSTETLRDQNSIRHQDSKPSAAMILTGFVFLTLTAALSPAEGQEIKEITANSVILTCSGSETVAKWYKKNEINPISTSVTYEVTTNTGVVEGEFSCEYKDTDHGPEKDVKHLFFLNVKVCENCYELTGFLAAGAIIGDLLVTGAVILIVYMCVSKNTDSTQQKASKLRTAGAPPPPNPDYERLNHNTRSTDLYAGLHK, from the exons ATGAAAGCGAGCAGAAGGAGAACGAGGGCGTTTGAGGTTTCCTCTTCCTGTAGAAGAAGCACAGAGACGCTGAGAGATCAGAACAGCATTCGACATCAGGACAGTAAACCATCCGCAGCGATGATTCTCACGGGCTTCGTGTTTCTGACGCTCACGGCGGCTCTGAGTCCAGCTGAGGGTCAAG AAATCAAAGAGATCACAGCAAATAGTGTCATTCTGACCTGCTCTGGAAGTGAAACTGTGGCaaagtggtataaaaaaaatgaaataaatccCATAAGCACAAGTGTCACCTATGAAGTTACAACGAATACTGGAGTAGTTGAAGGAGAGTTCAGCTGTGAATACAAAGATACAGACCATGGTCCAGAGAAAGATGTCAAACACTTGTTCTTCCTCAATGTAAAAG TGTGTGAGAACTGCTACGAGTTGACCGGGTTCTTGGCGGCGGGCGCCATAATCGGTGACTTACTGGTTACAGGAGCAGTTATTCTCATCGTCTACATGTGTGTGTCGAAAAACACGGACAGCACACAGCAGAAag CATCAAAATTACGAACAGCAGGCGCTCCTCCACCTCCAAACCCAGACTATGAG agaCTGAATCATAACACGCGCAGCACTGATTTGTACGCAGGCCTTCACAAATAG
- the LOC125248785 gene encoding transmembrane protein 25 isoform X2, producing MRTRLSALFFHTMIWASTAFDPAPKIDGQQTSSVTVQENITHQFSCQSEGWNPQAPPLLTWYLNGERQSEVTGSRGAGRLVMTSPGDSRVLKYGSERNSTFTLKPKRWDRELVCAARNPAGGESYNATVTLNVQFQPEILRVDAHYSETSDPGLSLILFALVRSNPPATITWVDRSGQLLANSSDFLILDSRSFPWLANHSLQVTLSSLSGNISVNANNSLGSAHSNLTLTEFLQSRVEVPMFGIVTGGVAGFITLLIFTLMVFFLLQKDKSKAVEEPVAVHLSSQRHDMVKVQVNGVYLPRENMSLPSHVQLNDDRTLCKGRQISRPNTLERRRADEEEEDLSAAYAARGFARYPMVGYIYKVSSTSSDEIWL from the exons ATGAGGACGCGTCTCTCTGCGTTATTCTTTCACACCATGATCTGGGCCAGCACAG CATTTGACCCCGCCCCCAAAATTGACGGACAGCAGACCTCGTCAGTCACCGTACAGGAGAACATCACTCACCAGTTCAGCTGCCAATCAGAGGGCTGGAATCCTCAAGCCCCGCCCCTGCTGACCTGGTACCTGAACGGGGAGAGGCAGAGCGAGGTGACGGGCAGCCGGGGGGCGGGGCGTCTGGTTATGACATCACCAGGGGATTCCAGAGTGCTTAAATACGGATCCGAGCGCAACAGCACGTTCACACTCAAACCCAAGCGCTGGGACCGAGAGCTGGTGTGTGCGGCGCGAAACCCTGCCGGAGGAGAGAGTTACAACGCCACCGTCACGCTCAACGTCCAGT TCCAGCCGGAGATCCTGCGTGTGGACGCCCATTACAGCGAGACCTCTGACCCCGGCCTCTCCCTGATCCTCTTCGCTTTGGTTCGGTCCAACCCCCCCGCCACCATCACGTGGGTGGATCGGTCCGGTCAGCTGCTGGCCAACAGCTCCGACTTCCTCATCCTGGACTCACGGAGCTTCCCGTGGCTGGCCAATCACAGCCTACAGGTCACTCTGAGCAGCCTATCAGGAAACATCTCTGTGAACGCCAACAATAGCCTCGGCTCCGCCCACAGCAACCTCACGCTCACAG AGTTCCTGCAGTCGCGGGTGGAGGTGCCGATGTTTGGGATAGTGACGGGAGGCGTCGCCGGCTTCATCACCCTCCTCATCTTCACCCTGATGGTGTTCTTCCTCCTACAGAAGGACAAAAGCAAAGCCGTCG AGGAGCCCGTCGCCGTTCATCTGTCCTCCCAACG TCATGACATGGTGAAGGTCCAGGTGAACGGCGTGTATCTGCCCAGAGAGAACATGTCCTTACCGTCACACGTGCAGCTGAACGATGACCGGACGCTCTGTAAGG GGCGGCAGATCTCCAGACCCAACACACTGGAGAGGAGACGCGCGGACGAGGAAGAGGAGGATCTGTCTGCGGCCTATGCTGCTCGAG GTTTCGCTCGCTATCCGATGGTGGGATACATCTATAAAGTGAGCAGCACCAGCAGCGACGAGATCTGGCTCTGA
- the LOC125248785 gene encoding transmembrane protein 25 isoform X1 produces the protein MRTRLSALFFHTMIWASTAAFDPAPKIDGQQTSSVTVQENITHQFSCQSEGWNPQAPPLLTWYLNGERQSEVTGSRGAGRLVMTSPGDSRVLKYGSERNSTFTLKPKRWDRELVCAARNPAGGESYNATVTLNVQFQPEILRVDAHYSETSDPGLSLILFALVRSNPPATITWVDRSGQLLANSSDFLILDSRSFPWLANHSLQVTLSSLSGNISVNANNSLGSAHSNLTLTEFLQSRVEVPMFGIVTGGVAGFITLLIFTLMVFFLLQKDKSKAVEEPVAVHLSSQRHDMVKVQVNGVYLPRENMSLPSHVQLNDDRTLCKGRQISRPNTLERRRADEEEEDLSAAYAARGFARYPMVGYIYKVSSTSSDEIWL, from the exons ATGAGGACGCGTCTCTCTGCGTTATTCTTTCACACCATGATCTGGGCCAGCACAG CAGCATTTGACCCCGCCCCCAAAATTGACGGACAGCAGACCTCGTCAGTCACCGTACAGGAGAACATCACTCACCAGTTCAGCTGCCAATCAGAGGGCTGGAATCCTCAAGCCCCGCCCCTGCTGACCTGGTACCTGAACGGGGAGAGGCAGAGCGAGGTGACGGGCAGCCGGGGGGCGGGGCGTCTGGTTATGACATCACCAGGGGATTCCAGAGTGCTTAAATACGGATCCGAGCGCAACAGCACGTTCACACTCAAACCCAAGCGCTGGGACCGAGAGCTGGTGTGTGCGGCGCGAAACCCTGCCGGAGGAGAGAGTTACAACGCCACCGTCACGCTCAACGTCCAGT TCCAGCCGGAGATCCTGCGTGTGGACGCCCATTACAGCGAGACCTCTGACCCCGGCCTCTCCCTGATCCTCTTCGCTTTGGTTCGGTCCAACCCCCCCGCCACCATCACGTGGGTGGATCGGTCCGGTCAGCTGCTGGCCAACAGCTCCGACTTCCTCATCCTGGACTCACGGAGCTTCCCGTGGCTGGCCAATCACAGCCTACAGGTCACTCTGAGCAGCCTATCAGGAAACATCTCTGTGAACGCCAACAATAGCCTCGGCTCCGCCCACAGCAACCTCACGCTCACAG AGTTCCTGCAGTCGCGGGTGGAGGTGCCGATGTTTGGGATAGTGACGGGAGGCGTCGCCGGCTTCATCACCCTCCTCATCTTCACCCTGATGGTGTTCTTCCTCCTACAGAAGGACAAAAGCAAAGCCGTCG AGGAGCCCGTCGCCGTTCATCTGTCCTCCCAACG TCATGACATGGTGAAGGTCCAGGTGAACGGCGTGTATCTGCCCAGAGAGAACATGTCCTTACCGTCACACGTGCAGCTGAACGATGACCGGACGCTCTGTAAGG GGCGGCAGATCTCCAGACCCAACACACTGGAGAGGAGACGCGCGGACGAGGAAGAGGAGGATCTGTCTGCGGCCTATGCTGCTCGAG GTTTCGCTCGCTATCCGATGGTGGGATACATCTATAAAGTGAGCAGCACCAGCAGCGACGAGATCTGGCTCTGA